A genomic window from Diospyros lotus cultivar Yz01 chromosome 2, ASM1463336v1, whole genome shotgun sequence includes:
- the LOC127795285 gene encoding ankyrin repeat-containing protein ITN1-like: MGEPTREERLEEAAILGLTDSLNEILRQDPLILRRVKMGCFVYTPLHVAASRGHLDFVRVLLDDNQELARVLDNRRWSALHLAAANGYHKIVEVLVEANANMCLTLDGDGRNPLQLAAMEGHVSVLHVFFKKNPHWIHELLKAIDGGGNTILHLAIKTKKFEVVKVLLDKIKEQVKAKKIQKKDNPSNTINKCGCTALDVFLKFKSSEVEDFKKLKKQFKNAGALKAGALKAAALKAEEDNQDEGLSKKQNALMVVASLIATMAFQVGVSPPGGVWQDNLNGHTAGEAVISYRDSDKYAMFLYANTIGFVSSLSIILFLVTGLPFKKKLFTLIMVLIMFLTVTSMTVTYSISISMISQEKNNFMYFGVRVWFGVICVLLVIHAIPFLIRCLKVSWHIIRLLMKLFVKFIFIPPSSDQRLPTSSNGNEP; this comes from the exons atGGGAGAGCCGACGAGGGAGGAGAGACTCGAAGAGGCAGCCATTCTCGGGCTAACGGACTCACTGAATGAAATACTTCGCCAAGATCCGCTGATTCTTCGACGAGTAAAGATGGGTTGTTTTGTCTACACTCCTCTCCACGTGGCCGCGTCCAGGGGGCACCTGGATTTTGTCCGGGTGCTGTTGGATGACAACCAGGAACTCGCCCGAGTGCTGGACAACCGGCGGTGGTCGGCCCTCCACCTGGCGGCGGCCAACGGATACCACAAGATCGTGGAAGTTTTAGTGGAAGCTAACGCCAACATGTGCTTAACTCTGGACGGCGACGGCAGAAATCCTCTGCAACTGGCGGCCATGGAGGGGCACGTCTCCGTATTGCATGTGTTCTTTAAGAAAAATCCACACTGGATTCATGAGTTGCTCAAAGCCATAGATGGGGGCGGCAACACCATCCTTCATCTGGCTATCAAGACCaagaaatttgag GTCGTGAAGGTGTTGcttgataaaataaaagaacaagTGAAAGCgaagaaaatacaaaagaaagacAACCCCTCAAACACGATAAACAAATGCGGGTGCACGGCTCTGGACGTTTTTCTGAAATTCAAATCTTCTGAAGTGGAAGATTTTAAAAAACTGAAGAAGCAGTTTAAAAACGCTGGTGCCTTGAAAGCTGGTGCCTTGAAAGCTGCTGCCTTGAAAGCCGAAGAAGACAATCAGGATGAGGGGTTGTCCAAGAAGCAGAATGCGTTGATGGTGGTGGCGTCGCTTATCGCAACCATGGCTTTCCAAGTCGGGGTGAGCCCTCCTGGTGGTGTCTGGCAAGACAATTTGAACGGCCATACAGCTGGAGAAGCTGTGATTTCTTATCGCGACTCAGATAAATATGCAATGTTCCTTTATGCCAACACAATAGGATTTGTGTCATCACTAAGCATAATTCTGTTTCTAGTGACCGGATTGCCCTTCAAGAAAAAGTTGTTTACGCTGATCATGGTGCTGATCATGTTCCTCACAGTTACATCCATGACAGTTACATACTCAATTTCAATCAGCATGATCAGTCAGGAGAAGAACAATTTCATGTATTTCGGGGTGAGAGTTTGGTTTGGGGTGATCTGTGTTCTTCTGGTAATCCACGCCATTCCCTTTCTGATTAGGTGCTTGAAGGTCAGCTGGCATATAATAAGGCTACTGATGAAGTTGTTCgtgaaattcattttcatcCCACCTTCAAGTGACCAACGCCTACCAACTTCATCTAATGGGAATGAACCCTAG